A window of Microcystis aeruginosa FD4 contains these coding sequences:
- a CDS encoding glycosyltransferase has product MSHAPQVSVIIPCYNQGRYLDDAIASVLVQTYQSFEILVVDDGSTEPETIEILQDYQQPKTRIIRTENQGVATARNLGIAQAQGTYILPLDADDKIADSYLEKAVTLLESNEQLGIVYCEAEYFGDQQGIWPLPEYKFPDILVDNMIFCSGLFRKSDWETAGGYNTNLIYGWEDHDFWLSLIELGREVYRIPEVLFFYRQKADSMSRSMTAEHYIYSYTQLFYNHPQLYSQNIQAIFAALVTLKVDIFAQLEQARERIKQLEIHEQELQQDLQKTQFDYRERDEELQKADSKIAAMEKSKFWQMRRAWIKMQKLLGLLEKDPIYS; this is encoded by the coding sequence ATGAGTCATGCTCCTCAAGTTTCCGTGATTATTCCTTGCTATAATCAAGGTCGCTATCTCGATGATGCGATCGCATCTGTTTTGGTGCAAACATACCAAAGTTTTGAAATCCTTGTCGTTGATGATGGCTCCACAGAACCAGAAACCATCGAGATTTTACAAGATTATCAACAGCCAAAAACCAGGATCATCCGCACAGAAAATCAAGGGGTTGCCACAGCCAGAAATCTAGGAATTGCCCAAGCGCAAGGAACCTATATTCTTCCCCTTGATGCTGATGATAAAATTGCCGATTCCTATCTAGAAAAAGCGGTTACTTTGCTAGAAAGTAATGAGCAATTAGGTATAGTTTATTGCGAAGCGGAGTATTTTGGCGATCAACAAGGAATTTGGCCGCTGCCTGAGTATAAATTTCCCGATATATTAGTAGATAATATGATATTTTGCTCCGGTTTGTTTCGGAAATCCGACTGGGAAACTGCGGGGGGCTATAATACTAATTTAATTTATGGTTGGGAAGATCACGATTTCTGGCTATCTCTGATCGAATTAGGTCGAGAAGTCTATCGTATCCCGGAAGTGTTATTTTTCTATCGACAAAAAGCTGATTCTATGAGTCGCTCAATGACCGCAGAACACTATATTTATTCCTACACCCAACTTTTTTATAATCATCCCCAACTTTACTCCCAAAATATCCAGGCCATTTTTGCTGCTTTAGTCACCTTAAAAGTTGATATATTCGCTCAGTTAGAACAGGCTAGGGAGCGAATTAAACAATTAGAAATCCATGAACAAGAATTGCAACAAGACTTGCAAAAAACCCAATTTGATTATCGAGAAAGAGACGAGGAATTGCAAAAAGCTGACAGTAAAATAGCCGCCATGGAAAAAAGTAAATTCTGGCAAATGAGAAGAGCTTGGATTAAAATGCAAAAATTGCTAGGATTGCTGGAAAAAGACCCAATTTATTCCTGA
- a CDS encoding DUF2949 domain-containing protein, which yields MEAHQQKQLRTFLLEKLAISPRSLDMAVRLCEASVGSLPMVLWQYGLIDLSQLNQVFDWMETV from the coding sequence ATGGAAGCTCATCAACAAAAACAACTCCGCACTTTCCTCTTGGAAAAATTAGCAATTTCCCCCCGTTCCCTCGATATGGCTGTGCGTCTCTGTGAAGCATCGGTGGGTTCTTTGCCGATGGTTTTATGGCAGTACGGTTTAATCGATTTGTCGCAATTGAATCAAGTTTTTGACTGGATGGAAACTGTATAA
- a CDS encoding nitrate reductase associated protein — protein sequence MTTFFDFEAEFVDSLRCIPMTVRMKLDTCGVKLKLSHWMQLTQPERMVLVNMACTTAAEAKIYRDFLQKLITEKTGNPPGEIAIDPHPAWLDGSQIPDTVREKARELQIEISLEQWQKLQPSQRFALIKLTRPSHENLNFYPALKEFHIVDA from the coding sequence ATGACCACCTTTTTTGACTTTGAAGCCGAATTTGTTGACTCCTTACGTTGTATACCAATGACCGTGAGAATGAAACTAGATACCTGTGGAGTTAAATTAAAATTATCCCATTGGATGCAGTTAACTCAACCAGAAAGAATGGTATTAGTTAATATGGCTTGTACGACGGCAGCAGAAGCCAAAATCTATCGAGATTTTCTGCAAAAATTAATCACCGAAAAAACTGGTAATCCCCCAGGAGAAATAGCAATAGATCCCCATCCCGCTTGGCTAGATGGTAGCCAGATTCCCGATACAGTCCGAGAAAAAGCTAGAGAATTACAGATTGAAATTAGTTTAGAACAATGGCAAAAATTGCAACCATCCCAACGTTTTGCCCTGATTAAACTCACTCGTCCTAGTCACGAAAATCTCAACTTTTATCCAGCTCTCAAAGAGTTCCATATAGTCGATGCCTAA
- a CDS encoding prephenate/arogenate dehydrogenase: MNIGIIGLGLIGGSLGLDFRSQGYKVLGVSRQQFTCDIAVEKGVVDESSTSLELLATADLIFICTPIHLIVPTLENLTPYLKTQAVVTDVGSVKGAIVANCSRLWSNFVGSHPMAGKTEQGINAAQLGLFVNAPYVITPLESTPNFAVEILTKIVQKLNCQIYYSSPEEHDRAVAWISHLPVMISTSLIQACGKEEDLDIRQLAENLASSGFRDTSRVGGGNPELGLMMAKYNRQALLISLKNYRQDLDQIIDYITGEKWQELEEILVSSKQYRTDFIQ, encoded by the coding sequence ATGAATATTGGCATTATTGGACTGGGTTTAATTGGTGGTTCCTTGGGGTTAGATTTCCGCTCACAAGGTTATAAGGTTTTGGGAGTTTCCCGTCAACAATTTACCTGTGATATCGCTGTAGAAAAAGGAGTGGTAGATGAATCTAGTACCAGTTTAGAATTATTAGCTACTGCCGATTTAATCTTTATCTGTACTCCCATACATTTAATTGTGCCAACTTTGGAAAACTTAACTCCCTATTTAAAAACCCAAGCTGTTGTCACCGATGTGGGATCAGTTAAAGGAGCAATTGTAGCCAATTGTAGCCGATTGTGGTCGAATTTTGTCGGTAGTCATCCCATGGCTGGGAAAACCGAACAGGGAATTAATGCTGCACAATTGGGTTTATTTGTCAATGCCCCTTATGTAATTACTCCCCTAGAATCTACTCCTAACTTTGCCGTGGAAATCTTAACTAAAATAGTGCAGAAATTAAACTGTCAAATTTATTATTCTTCCCCCGAAGAACACGATCGAGCCGTGGCATGGATTTCCCATCTTCCAGTGATGATTAGTACCAGTTTAATCCAAGCTTGTGGGAAAGAAGAAGACCTAGATATTCGCCAATTGGCGGAAAATTTAGCTAGTTCTGGTTTTCGCGACACCAGTCGCGTCGGCGGTGGCAATCCCGAATTAGGTTTAATGATGGCTAAATACAATCGTCAAGCTTTATTGATATCCTTGAAAAATTATCGGCAAGATCTTGATCAAATTATTGACTATATTACAGGAGAAAAATGGCAGGAACTAGAGGAAATTCTCGTCTCTAGTAAGCAATATCGAACCGATTTTATTCAATAA
- a CDS encoding cupin domain-containing protein translates to MLIRKLLECEEFIAGDHTRLRELLHPDKQPLNLRYSLAHARVDVGETSTPHALKTAEVYYILQGQGEMHIDEEVQLVTVGAAIYIPALAKQYIHNCGEEPLVFLCIVDPAWRLEDEIIFE, encoded by the coding sequence ATGTTAATCAGAAAACTGCTCGAATGTGAGGAATTCATCGCCGGTGATCATACCAGATTGCGCGAGTTATTGCATCCCGATAAACAGCCGTTAAATCTACGCTATAGTTTAGCCCATGCGCGGGTAGATGTGGGGGAAACTTCTACTCCCCACGCTTTAAAAACTGCGGAAGTTTATTATATTCTGCAAGGACAAGGGGAAATGCACATCGATGAGGAAGTGCAATTAGTGACTGTCGGTGCTGCCATTTATATACCTGCTCTCGCTAAACAATATATTCATAATTGTGGGGAGGAACCCTTAGTTTTCTTGTGCATTGTCGATCCTGCTTGGCGACTGGAAGACGAAATTATCTTTGAGTAA
- a CDS encoding SRPBCC family protein has product MTWLEHSVQVEVDAPIDLVWELWSDLEQMPHWMKWIESVKILEEEPELSRWKLASGGLEFTWLSRIMKIVPHQMIQWESVDGLPNRGAIRFYDRHGRSIVRLTASYAIPGWLGKLMDNLFLGRVVESTLQADLERFRLYALNIVNNTPPR; this is encoded by the coding sequence ATGACTTGGTTAGAACATAGTGTACAGGTAGAAGTGGACGCGCCGATCGATCTGGTTTGGGAGCTCTGGTCAGATTTAGAACAAATGCCCCACTGGATGAAGTGGATCGAATCGGTGAAAATTCTCGAGGAGGAGCCAGAACTTTCCCGTTGGAAGTTAGCCAGTGGTGGTCTAGAATTTACTTGGTTGTCACGGATAATGAAAATTGTCCCCCATCAGATGATTCAATGGGAATCCGTGGACGGGTTGCCTAACCGCGGGGCAATTCGTTTTTATGACCGTCATGGTAGGAGTATTGTGCGACTGACAGCATCCTATGCTATACCCGGTTGGTTAGGAAAATTGATGGATAATCTTTTCCTCGGTCGAGTGGTGGAATCAACTCTGCAAGCTGATCTAGAGCGTTTTCGCCTTTATGCGCTCAATATTGTCAATAATACGCCGCCAAGGTGA